In a genomic window of Streptomyces pristinaespiralis:
- a CDS encoding DUF742 domain-containing protein → MATPPGGRPYEGGHQPHGEHTDNRFNFPSTPGRAGAQQPYQQSQSPYDASYDPSYDQSYGRQQPHIQPVAQRRAQEPAKASPAGSGRHNPLVRPYAMTGGRTRPRYQLAIEALVSTTADPSRLQGQLPEHQRICRLCFEIKSVAEISALLSIPLGVARILVADLAEAGLVAIHQPGGDESAGGQPDVTLLERVLSGLRKL, encoded by the coding sequence GTGGCAACACCCCCAGGCGGGCGCCCTTATGAGGGCGGTCATCAGCCGCACGGTGAGCACACAGACAACCGCTTCAACTTTCCTTCGACGCCGGGCAGAGCGGGTGCGCAGCAGCCCTACCAGCAGTCGCAGTCGCCGTACGACGCGTCCTACGACCCGTCGTACGACCAGTCCTACGGCCGGCAGCAGCCCCACATCCAGCCGGTGGCGCAGCGACGGGCCCAGGAGCCCGCGAAGGCGTCGCCCGCCGGTTCCGGCAGGCACAACCCGCTGGTGCGCCCGTACGCCATGACCGGCGGCCGGACCCGGCCGCGTTACCAGCTCGCCATCGAGGCGCTGGTCAGTACCACGGCCGACCCGTCAAGGCTGCAAGGGCAGTTGCCCGAGCACCAGCGGATCTGCCGGCTGTGTTTCGAGATCAAGTCGGTGGCTGAGATCTCGGCACTCCTCTCCATCCCCCTCGGCGTTGCCCGGATCCTCGTCGCCGACCTGGCGGAGGCCGGACTTGTCGCCATTCACCAGCCCGGCGGCGACGAGTCCGCCGGCGGCCAGCCAGACGTGACACTGCTCGAAAGGGTGCTCAGTGGACTTCGCAAGCTCTAG
- a CDS encoding GTP-binding protein yields MDFASSSGGAARSTTSAKIVVAGGFGVGKTTFVGAVSEINPLRTEAVMTSASAGIDDLTHTGDKTTTTVAMDFGRITLDQDLILYLFGTPGQDRFWFMWDDLVRGAIGAVVLVDTRRLADCFPAVDYFENSGLPFVIALNGFDGHQPYNPEEVREALQIGPDTPIITTDARHRADAKSALITLVEHALMARLR; encoded by the coding sequence GTGGACTTCGCAAGCTCTAGCGGCGGTGCTGCCCGCTCAACCACCAGCGCGAAGATCGTGGTGGCGGGCGGCTTCGGCGTGGGCAAGACCACGTTCGTGGGCGCCGTCTCGGAGATCAACCCGCTGCGTACCGAAGCCGTCATGACCTCCGCGTCGGCGGGCATCGACGACCTCACCCACACCGGGGACAAGACGACGACGACCGTCGCCATGGACTTCGGCCGCATCACCCTGGACCAGGACCTGATCCTCTACCTGTTCGGCACCCCCGGACAGGACCGCTTCTGGTTCATGTGGGACGACCTCGTCCGCGGCGCCATCGGCGCCGTCGTCCTCGTCGACACCCGCCGCCTCGCCGACTGCTTCCCCGCCGTCGACTACTTCGAGAACAGCGGCCTGCCCTTCGTCATCGCCCTCAACGGCTTCGACGGACACCAGCCCTACAACCCCGAAGAAGTCCGCGAAGCACTCCAGATCGGCCCCGACACCCCCATCATCACCACCGACGCCCGCCACCGCGCCGACGCCAAGAGCGCCCTCATCACCCTGGTCGAACACGCTCTCATGGCCCGCCTGCGGTAA
- a CDS encoding acyl-CoA carboxylase subunit epsilon: MSTPTDPSSSLLRVEKGQADPEELAAITAVLLARASARSTDATPAHRGRTTAGWRRLERQRGFQPSHSWQG, translated from the coding sequence ATGAGCACTCCTACCGATCCGTCCTCCTCCCTCCTCCGCGTCGAGAAGGGCCAGGCCGACCCCGAGGAACTGGCCGCGATCACCGCGGTCCTGCTGGCCCGCGCCTCGGCCCGGTCCACCGACGCGACCCCTGCCCACCGCGGCCGCACCACGGCAGGCTGGCGCCGCCTGGAGCGCCAGCGCGGCTTCCAGCCGTCCCACAGCTGGCAGGGCTAG
- a CDS encoding GTP-binding protein, which produces MDFGSSSGGSARSTTSAKIVVAGGFGVGKTTFVGAVSEINPLRTEAVMTSASAGIDDLTHTGDKTTTTVAMDFGRITLDQDLILYLFGTPGQDRFWFMWDDLVRGAIGAVVLVDTRRLADCFPAVDYFENSGLPFVIALNGFDGHQPYNPEEVREALQIGPDTPIITTDARHRADAKSALITLVEHALMARLK; this is translated from the coding sequence GTGGACTTCGGAAGCTCTAGCGGCGGTTCGGCCCGGTCGACGACCTCCGCGAAGATCGTGGTGGCGGGCGGCTTCGGCGTGGGCAAGACCACGTTCGTGGGCGCCGTCTCGGAGATCAACCCGCTGCGTACCGAGGCCGTCATGACCTCCGCGTCGGCTGGCATCGACGACCTCACCCACACCGGGGACAAGACGACGACGACCGTCGCCATGGACTTCGGCCGCATCACCCTGGACCAGGACCTGATCCTCTACCTGTTCGGCACCCCCGGACAGGACCGCTTCTGGTTCATGTGGGACGACCTCGTCCGCGGCGCCATCGGCGCCGTCGTCCTCGTCGACACCCGCCGCCTCGCCGACTGCTTCCCCGCCGTCGACTACTTCGAGAACAGCGGCCTGCCCTTCGTCATCGCCCTCAACGGCTTCGACGGACACCAGCCCTACAACCCCGAAGAAGTCCGCGAAGCACTCCAGATCGGCCCCGACACCCCCATCATCACCACCGACGCCCGCCACCGCGCCGACGCCAAGAGCGCCCTCATCACCCTGGTCGAACACGCCCTCATGGCCCGCCTGAAGTAG
- a CDS encoding acyl-CoA carboxylase subunit beta — protein sequence MTVLDETTSEPTDARGRVAELRALREQAVRGPSERATEAQHAKGKLTARERIALLLDEGSFREVEQLRRHRASGFGLEAKKPYTDGVITGWGTVEGRTVFVYAHDFRIFGGALGEAHATKIHKIMDMAIAAGAPLVSLNDGAGARIQEGVSALAGYGGIFQRNTRASGVIPQISVMLGPCAGGAAYSPALTDFVFMVRETSQMFITGPDVVKAVTGEEITQNGLGGADVHAETSGVAHFAYDDEETCIAEVRYLLSMLPSNNRENPPATAGDDPADRRSDVLLDLVPADGNRPYDMHRVIEELVDDGDFLEVHERWARNIICALARLDGQVVGIVANQPQSLAGVLDIEASEKAARFVQMCDAFNIPIVTLLDVPGFLPGVDQEHGGIIRHGAKLLYAYCNATVPRISLILRKAYGGAYIVMDSQSIGADLTYAWPTNEIAVMGAEGAANVIFRRQIADAEDPEAMRARMVKEYKAELMHPYYAAERGLVDDVIDPAETREVLIRSLAMLRTKHADLPSRKHGNPPQ from the coding sequence ATGACCGTTTTGGACGAGACCACCAGCGAGCCGACCGACGCCCGGGGTCGGGTGGCCGAGCTGCGGGCGTTGCGTGAGCAGGCTGTGCGTGGGCCGAGTGAGCGGGCGACCGAGGCGCAGCATGCGAAGGGCAAGCTGACGGCGCGTGAGCGGATTGCTCTGTTGCTGGACGAGGGTTCGTTCCGTGAGGTGGAGCAGCTGCGGCGGCATCGTGCGTCGGGTTTCGGTCTGGAGGCGAAGAAGCCGTACACCGATGGTGTGATCACCGGGTGGGGGACGGTGGAGGGGCGGACGGTGTTCGTCTATGCCCATGATTTCCGGATCTTCGGTGGTGCGCTGGGTGAGGCGCATGCCACGAAGATTCACAAGATCATGGACATGGCGATCGCGGCGGGTGCGCCGTTGGTGTCGCTGAACGACGGTGCCGGGGCCCGGATCCAGGAGGGTGTGTCGGCGCTTGCGGGGTATGGGGGGATCTTCCAGCGCAATACGCGTGCGTCGGGGGTGATTCCGCAGATCTCGGTGATGCTGGGTCCGTGTGCGGGTGGCGCGGCCTACAGTCCGGCGCTGACGGATTTCGTGTTCATGGTGCGTGAGACGTCGCAGATGTTCATCACCGGGCCGGACGTGGTGAAGGCGGTCACGGGTGAGGAGATCACCCAGAACGGTCTGGGTGGGGCGGATGTGCACGCGGAGACCTCGGGTGTGGCGCACTTCGCCTACGACGACGAGGAGACGTGCATCGCGGAGGTCCGCTACCTGCTGTCGATGCTGCCGTCGAACAACCGGGAGAACCCGCCGGCCACGGCGGGTGACGATCCGGCCGACCGGCGCTCGGACGTGCTGCTGGACCTGGTGCCGGCGGACGGCAACCGCCCCTACGACATGCACCGGGTGATCGAGGAGCTCGTCGACGACGGTGACTTCCTCGAGGTCCACGAGCGCTGGGCCCGGAACATCATCTGTGCGCTGGCCCGTCTGGACGGGCAGGTGGTGGGGATCGTGGCGAACCAGCCGCAGTCGCTGGCCGGGGTGCTGGACATCGAGGCCTCCGAGAAGGCCGCCCGGTTCGTGCAGATGTGCGACGCGTTCAACATTCCGATCGTCACGCTGCTGGACGTGCCCGGCTTCCTGCCGGGTGTGGACCAGGAGCACGGCGGCATCATCCGCCACGGTGCGAAGCTGCTGTACGCGTACTGCAACGCCACGGTGCCGCGGATCTCGCTGATCCTGCGCAAGGCGTACGGCGGGGCGTACATCGTGATGGATTCGCAGTCGATCGGCGCGGATCTGACCTACGCGTGGCCCACCAACGAGATCGCGGTGATGGGCGCGGAGGGCGCGGCGAATGTGATCTTCCGTCGGCAGATCGCCGATGCCGAGGACCCCGAGGCGATGCGGGCGCGCATGGTCAAGGAGTACAAGGCCGAGCTGATGCACCCCTACTACGCGGCCGAACGCGGCCTGGTCGACGACGTCATCGACCCCGCCGAGACCCGCGAGGTCCTCATCCGGTCCCTCGCGATGCTCCGCACCAAGCACGCCGACCTGCCGTCGCGCAAGCACGGCAACCCGCCGCAGTGA
- a CDS encoding roadblock/LC7 domain-containing protein: MSQAAQNLNWLITNFVDNTPGVSHTVVVSADGLLLAMSEGFPRDRADQLAAVASGLTSLTAGASRIFEGGAVNQTVVEMERGFLFIMSISDGSSLAVLAHPEADIGLVGYEMALLVDRAGSVLTPDLRAELQGSLLN, from the coding sequence ATGAGCCAGGCGGCGCAGAATCTGAACTGGTTGATCACCAACTTCGTGGACAACACCCCAGGGGTGTCGCACACGGTGGTGGTCTCCGCCGACGGACTCCTGCTGGCGATGTCAGAAGGTTTCCCGCGCGACCGCGCCGATCAGCTGGCGGCCGTGGCCTCCGGTCTGACCTCGCTGACCGCGGGCGCCTCCCGGATCTTCGAAGGCGGCGCCGTCAACCAGACGGTCGTGGAGATGGAGCGCGGCTTCCTCTTCATCATGTCCATCTCCGACGGCTCCTCGCTGGCCGTGCTGGCCCACCCCGAGGCCGACATCGGCCTCGTGGGCTACGAGATGGCGCTTCTGGTCGACCGTGCGGGCAGCGTCCTCACTCCCGACCTGCGCGCGGAGCTCCAGGGAAGCCTGCTCAACTGA
- a CDS encoding sensor histidine kinase, whose translation MRRSKTSSAEQQARGNFTPPSRTAAPPANASGASGSSPAVGGPGGGTGGSTSRLSPRNWRVPTRLNAILLIPVLVGLVMGGFQVKQSIDTWSEAQDAEKTALIVRAASEYGQALLNERDLTAQPLLLATSEDARQAAVVTEAYDTTDAAKAKFDLAVQDMPTGQGLDRRLQLFKQEEPKLADLRKAAYTKALDPVQTEEGYVKIQHVLMEFANELGLGTGNVTSYGRTVYAVQLAKAAASLQRSIGVHLLVRPSKDENVLAKQTIAFNSYNYLEQIAIGEYVSGGTEADTVRLKEVMAGKAAEGGKRLAAAGLNPPKGADGSVFTGMATAIGSGTSPERLRTQDVTPETWMGAATAKFDGYTEIETDLVDRAVNEAAAISDDAKTDAIVNGLIVVIALLTAFILAGLMARQMSRSMRQLRTAAFGIAEQRLPMLVDQLSRTEPGRVDTRVQPIPIDTQDEIGEVARAFDQVHREAVRLAAEQAMLRGNVNAIFTNLSQRNQSLIEGQLTLITDLENNEADPDQLENLFKLDHLATRMRRNGENLLILAGEEPGRRWNQPVPLVDVLRAASSEVESYERIELTGVPETEIHGQAVTDLVHLLAELLENATTFSSPQTKVRVTATRLPDGRVMVEIHDKGIGLTAEDFADINHKLANPPTVDAAVSQRMGLFVVGRLADRHGIRVQLRPSGEQAGTTSLVMLPDAITHGGGGEALPEDDFTVSQIIPEQQSFESAPMRTAAELGFDDSRYEQPSDGSATQLDPVGRSLMREERRAALEAQAQGERPLYRDESPYEQEQAPQQDYSAEYGQQYAQADQGYAQNQQPAYDEYQGGGYQDAYQQPANGGYPEHTEQQDPLQGAYAEATYQDPQNTQQQYEGQYDAQPHQGEWADHSGYQTAYEPEYRAEAESAPSAPANGSDRVGFERPGPSPSSSHELTDAGLPRRGGSQKPSSAQQVPQTQAPQQPQWQQQSPEQAPAAQQSGQATGGSGNGSGGFGGGSSDTEDWRSANDERWQRAEKLRDPKAGGVTSSGLPRRVPKANLIEGTAEQTPQGGPQVSRAPEDVRGRLSNLRRGVQQGRSAGTDTNGPGSGPGSTYNQER comes from the coding sequence GTGAGGCGAAGCAAGACGAGCTCCGCAGAGCAGCAGGCGCGGGGCAACTTCACCCCGCCGTCGCGCACAGCGGCGCCGCCTGCGAATGCGTCGGGAGCTTCCGGCTCCTCGCCGGCCGTCGGCGGACCGGGAGGCGGCACCGGGGGCAGCACCAGCCGCTTGTCCCCGCGCAACTGGCGGGTGCCCACCCGTCTGAACGCGATCCTCCTCATACCCGTGCTCGTCGGTCTGGTGATGGGCGGGTTCCAGGTCAAGCAGTCGATCGACACCTGGAGCGAGGCGCAGGACGCGGAGAAGACGGCGCTCATCGTGCGCGCGGCCTCCGAGTACGGCCAGGCCCTCCTCAACGAGCGTGACCTGACCGCACAGCCCCTGCTGCTCGCCACCAGCGAGGACGCCCGGCAGGCGGCCGTCGTCACCGAGGCGTACGACACCACCGACGCCGCGAAGGCCAAGTTCGACCTGGCCGTGCAGGACATGCCCACCGGGCAGGGTCTCGACCGCCGCCTCCAGCTGTTCAAGCAGGAGGAGCCGAAGCTCGCCGATCTGCGCAAGGCGGCCTACACCAAGGCCCTCGACCCGGTGCAGACCGAAGAGGGCTACGTCAAGATCCAGCACGTGCTGATGGAGTTCGCCAACGAGCTCGGCCTCGGCACCGGCAACGTCACCAGCTACGGCCGTACCGTGTACGCCGTCCAGCTCGCCAAGGCCGCCGCATCCCTGCAGCGCTCCATCGGCGTGCACCTGCTGGTCCGGCCGAGCAAGGACGAGAACGTCCTCGCCAAGCAGACCATCGCGTTCAACTCGTACAACTACCTCGAGCAGATCGCCATCGGCGAGTACGTCTCCGGCGGTACGGAGGCCGACACCGTACGGCTCAAGGAAGTCATGGCCGGCAAGGCCGCCGAGGGCGGCAAGCGGCTCGCCGCGGCCGGCCTGAACCCGCCCAAGGGCGCCGACGGCTCCGTCTTCACCGGTATGGCCACCGCCATCGGCTCCGGCACCAGCCCCGAGAGGCTGAGGACGCAGGACGTCACGCCCGAGACGTGGATGGGCGCGGCCACCGCCAAGTTCGACGGCTACACCGAGATCGAGACCGACCTCGTCGACCGGGCCGTGAACGAGGCCGCGGCGATCTCCGACGACGCCAAGACCGACGCCATCGTCAACGGCCTGATCGTCGTCATCGCCCTGCTCACCGCCTTCATCCTGGCCGGCCTCATGGCCCGCCAGATGAGCCGCTCGATGCGGCAGCTGCGCACCGCGGCGTTCGGCATCGCCGAGCAGCGCCTGCCGATGCTCGTCGACCAGCTCTCCCGGACCGAGCCGGGCCGGGTCGACACCCGCGTCCAGCCCATCCCGATCGACACCCAGGACGAGATCGGCGAGGTCGCCCGGGCCTTCGACCAGGTGCACCGCGAGGCCGTCCGGCTCGCCGCCGAGCAGGCCATGCTCCGGGGCAACGTCAACGCGATCTTCACGAACCTCTCCCAGCGGAACCAGTCGCTCATCGAGGGCCAGCTGACGCTGATCACCGACCTCGAGAACAACGAGGCCGACCCGGACCAGCTCGAGAACCTCTTCAAGCTGGACCACCTGGCGACCCGTATGCGCCGCAACGGTGAGAACCTGCTGATTCTCGCCGGCGAGGAGCCCGGCCGCCGCTGGAACCAGCCCGTGCCGCTCGTCGACGTGCTGCGCGCCGCCTCCTCCGAGGTGGAGTCCTACGAGCGCATCGAGCTCACCGGCGTCCCGGAGACCGAGATCCACGGCCAGGCCGTGACCGACCTCGTGCACCTCCTCGCCGAGCTGCTGGAGAACGCCACCACCTTCTCCTCGCCGCAGACCAAGGTCCGCGTCACCGCGACCCGTCTCCCCGACGGCCGCGTCATGGTCGAGATCCACGACAAGGGCATCGGCCTCACCGCCGAGGACTTCGCGGACATCAACCACAAGCTGGCCAACCCGCCCACCGTGGACGCCGCCGTCTCCCAGCGCATGGGCCTCTTCGTGGTCGGCCGCCTCGCCGACCGGCACGGCATCCGCGTCCAGCTGCGCCCCTCGGGCGAGCAGGCGGGCACCACCTCGCTGGTCATGCTTCCCGACGCCATCACCCACGGTGGCGGTGGCGAGGCACTGCCCGAGGACGACTTCACGGTCTCGCAGATCATCCCGGAGCAGCAGTCCTTCGAGAGCGCCCCGATGCGGACCGCCGCGGAGCTCGGCTTCGACGACTCCCGCTACGAGCAGCCCTCCGACGGCTCCGCGACCCAGCTGGACCCCGTGGGCCGCTCCCTGATGCGCGAGGAGCGCAGGGCGGCCCTGGAGGCCCAGGCGCAGGGCGAACGGCCGCTCTACCGCGACGAGTCGCCGTACGAGCAGGAGCAGGCTCCGCAGCAGGACTACAGCGCCGAGTACGGCCAGCAGTACGCACAGGCGGACCAGGGCTACGCGCAGAACCAGCAGCCGGCGTACGACGAGTACCAGGGCGGCGGCTACCAGGACGCGTACCAGCAGCCGGCGAACGGCGGCTACCCGGAGCACACGGAGCAGCAGGATCCGCTTCAGGGCGCATATGCGGAAGCCACATACCAGGACCCGCAGAACACCCAGCAGCAGTACGAGGGCCAGTACGACGCCCAGCCCCACCAGGGCGAGTGGGCCGATCACAGCGGTTACCAGACCGCTTACGAGCCCGAGTACCGTGCAGAAGCGGAATCTGCGCCCTCCGCTCCCGCGAACGGCTCGGACCGCGTAGGCTTCGAGCGTCCGGGACCGTCGCCGAGCAGCAGCCACGAGCTGACCGATGCCGGTCTTCCCCGGCGCGGTGGCAGCCAGAAGCCTTCGTCGGCGCAGCAGGTGCCGCAGACGCAGGCACCGCAGCAGCCGCAGTGGCAGCAGCAGTCCCCCGAACAGGCTCCGGCCGCTCAGCAGAGCGGACAGGCCACGGGCGGCAGCGGCAACGGCTCGGGCGGCTTCGGTGGCGGGAGCTCCGACACCGAAGACTGGCGCTCGGCGAACGACGAGCGCTGGCAGCGGGCGGAGAAGCTTCGCGACCCGAAGGCGGGCGGGGTCACCTCGTCCGGTCTTCCCCGGCGGGTACCCAAGGCCAACCTGATCGAGGGCACGGCCGAGCAGACCCCGCAGGGCGGCCCACAGGTCTCCCGCGCCCCTGAGGACGTGCGTGGCAGGTTGAGCAACCTGCGGCGCGGTGTCCAGCAGGGACGCAGCGCGGGAACGGACACGAACGGACCGGGCTCCGGCCCGGGCAGTACCTACAACCAGGAGCGTTAG